One window of Phoenix dactylifera cultivar Barhee BC4 chromosome 5, palm_55x_up_171113_PBpolish2nd_filt_p, whole genome shotgun sequence genomic DNA carries:
- the LOC103704702 gene encoding uncharacterized protein LOC103704702, translating to MGELALWEEERWICWKHPSRPCYGVCPACLRDRLLLLCPDCANVRPCGCSPLSSSSSASSFSSLYSAVLLRSSSGDAGIGAVGRVSNLIESEPAFRRSGLPGFQLLRSRSVAAGDGGPGVVSRPRERRGRGWGAFWSFSRRKVDVGEEARKPPVVKLSRSRSVGVVAYPDSDGGGGRAKGWVWLFPSPMKAFRHRKSTKDVQQRSPLSRG from the coding sequence ATGGGGGAGCTCGCTCTatgggaggaggagagatggatATGCTGGAAGCATCCGTCACGGCCCTGTTACGGCGTTTGCCCCGCCTGCCTCCGGGACCGGCTCCTGCTCCTGTGCCCGGACTGCGCTAACGTGCGCCCCTGCGGGTGCTCCCCActctcgtcgtcgtcgtcggcgTCCTCGTTCTCCTCTCTCTACTCCGCCGTCCTCTTGAGATCCAGCAGCGGCGACGCCGGGATCGGGGCTGTAGGGCGGGTCTCGAACCTCATCGAGAGCGAGCCGGCGTTCCGCCGGTCCGGACTTCCGGGGTTCCAGCTCCTGCGGTCGAGATCGGTTGCCGCAGGGGATGGCGGGCCCGGCGTTGTTTCTCGGCCGCGGGAGCGCCGGGGGCGTGGGTGGGGGGCGTTCTGGTCTTTCTCGAGGAGGAAGGTCGACGTGGGGGAGGAGGCGAGGAAACCGCCAGTGGTGAAGCTGTCGAGATCGAGGTCGGTCGGGGTGGTGGCTTACCCGGATTCCGACGGTGGCGGAGGGAGGGCGAAGGGGTGGGTGTGGCTTTTTCCAAGCCCGATGAAGGCTTTCCGGCACCGGAAGTCGACGAAGGACGTCCAGCAGCGATCGCCGCTCTCCCGGGGCTGA
- the LOC103704703 gene encoding putative gamma-glutamylcyclotransferase At3g02910 has translation MGAEAQVMMDRTLVFTYGTLKRGFSNHGLIQEMIRSGDAAFVGVARTAGRLPLVCGPYRVPFLLNLPGAGERVRGELYAVSPRGIARMDDLEGTCRGHYERLPISVVLPRRRRRRSVGTGGEGDEEEEENGDDEVKEEAVAYYAHRSYAAELWRRSGQRGFEAYSEKEARGYVKRKDRPQDTTFLDQIRSFVGSPPQN, from the coding sequence ATGGGGGCGGAGGCGCAGGTGATGATGGATCGGACGCTGGTGTTCACGTATGGGACGCTGAAGCGGGGGTTCTCCAACCACGGGCTGATCCAGGAGATGATCCGCAGCGGCGACGCGGCCTTCGTCGGCGTCGCACGCACCGCCGGCCGCCTCCCCCTCGTCTGCGGGCCCTACCGCGTGCCCTTCCTCCTCAACctccccggcgccggcgagCGCGTCCGCGGCGAGCTGTACGCCGTCTCCCCCCGCGGCATCGCCCGCATGGACGACCTCGAGGGAACCTGCCGCGGCCACTACGAGCGCCTCCCCATCTCCGTCgtcctcccccgccgccgccgccgccgatcCGTCGGCACCGGCGGCGAAGGAgacgaagaggaggaggaaaacgGCGACGACGAGGTGAAGGAGGAGGCGGTGGCGTACTACGCGCACCGGAGCTACGCGGCGGAGCTGTGGAGGAGGAGCGGGCAGCGGGGGTTCGAGGCGTACTCGGAGAAGGAGGCGAGGGGATACGTTAAGCGGAAGGACCGCCCGCAGGACACCACATTCCTCGACCAGATTCGGAGCTTCGTGGGCTCTCCTCCCCAAAATTAG
- the LOC103704704 gene encoding chaperone protein DnaJ-like isoform X4, translated as MEGGEESHKDHYKVLEVDYDATDETIRLNYRRLALKWHPDKHKGNSSVTAKFQEINEAYKVLSDPAKRLEYDISGTYEINRYTLREYLTRFKGMILTCNGLGINHSPFCSFEAVTSYYPLPV; from the exons ATGGAGGGCGGAGAGGAATCTCACAAG GACCACTACAAAGTTCTGGAGGTTGACTATGATGCAACAGATGAGACCATAAGATTGAATTATCGAAGACTTGCACTT AAGTGGCACCCTGACAAGCACAAAGGCAATAGTTCTGTTACGGCAAAGTTTCAGGAAATAAACGAGGCTTACAAGG TATTAAGTGATCCAGCTAAGCGACTTGAGTATGATATATCTGGCACCTATGAGATCAATAGATACACTTTAAGA GAATATCTTACCAGGTTCAAAGGAATGATACTCACCTGCAATGGTCTTGGTATCAATCATTCTCCATTTTG TTCCTTTGAAGCTGTCACCTCATATTATCCTTTGCCGGTCTGA
- the LOC103704704 gene encoding chaperone protein DnaJ-like isoform X1, whose protein sequence is MIGTLCWVIHVSSRRIAELSNQGPHLVKPSTQDHYKVLEVDYDATDETIRLNYRRLALKWHPDKHKGNSSVTAKFQEINEAYKVLSDPAKRLEYDISGTYEINRYTLREYLTRFKGMILTCNGLGINHSPFCSFEAVTSYYPLPV, encoded by the exons ATGATCGGAACACTATGTTGGGTGATCCACGTTTCATCTAGAAGGATAGCTGAACTAAGTAATCAAGGTCCTCACCTTGTTAAACCTTCAACACAA GACCACTACAAAGTTCTGGAGGTTGACTATGATGCAACAGATGAGACCATAAGATTGAATTATCGAAGACTTGCACTT AAGTGGCACCCTGACAAGCACAAAGGCAATAGTTCTGTTACGGCAAAGTTTCAGGAAATAAACGAGGCTTACAAGG TATTAAGTGATCCAGCTAAGCGACTTGAGTATGATATATCTGGCACCTATGAGATCAATAGATACACTTTAAGA GAATATCTTACCAGGTTCAAAGGAATGATACTCACCTGCAATGGTCTTGGTATCAATCATTCTCCATTTTG TTCCTTTGAAGCTGTCACCTCATATTATCCTTTGCCGGTCTGA
- the LOC103704704 gene encoding chaperone protein DnaJ-like isoform X2, which translates to MIGTLCWVIHVSSRRIAELSNQGPHLVKPSTQDHYKVLEVDYDATDETIRLNYRRLALKWHPDKHKGNSSVTAKFQEINEAYKVLSDPAKRLEYDISGTYEINRYTLREYLTRFKGMILTCNGLGINHSPFWTQQLMESESIDQ; encoded by the exons ATGATCGGAACACTATGTTGGGTGATCCACGTTTCATCTAGAAGGATAGCTGAACTAAGTAATCAAGGTCCTCACCTTGTTAAACCTTCAACACAA GACCACTACAAAGTTCTGGAGGTTGACTATGATGCAACAGATGAGACCATAAGATTGAATTATCGAAGACTTGCACTT AAGTGGCACCCTGACAAGCACAAAGGCAATAGTTCTGTTACGGCAAAGTTTCAGGAAATAAACGAGGCTTACAAGG TATTAAGTGATCCAGCTAAGCGACTTGAGTATGATATATCTGGCACCTATGAGATCAATAGATACACTTTAAGA GAATATCTTACCAGGTTCAAAGGAATGATACTCACCTGCAATGGTCTTGGTATCAATCATTCTCCATTTTG GACCCAACAGCTGATGGAATCTGAATCAATTGATCAGTAG
- the LOC103704704 gene encoding chaperone protein DnaJ-like isoform X5, giving the protein MEGGEESHKDHYKVLEVDYDATDETIRLNYRRLALKWHPDKHKGNSSVTAKFQEINEAYKVLSDPAKRLEYDISGTYEINRYTLREYLTRFKGMILTCNGLGINHSPF; this is encoded by the exons ATGGAGGGCGGAGAGGAATCTCACAAG GACCACTACAAAGTTCTGGAGGTTGACTATGATGCAACAGATGAGACCATAAGATTGAATTATCGAAGACTTGCACTT AAGTGGCACCCTGACAAGCACAAAGGCAATAGTTCTGTTACGGCAAAGTTTCAGGAAATAAACGAGGCTTACAAGG TATTAAGTGATCCAGCTAAGCGACTTGAGTATGATATATCTGGCACCTATGAGATCAATAGATACACTTTAAGA GAATATCTTACCAGGTTCAAAGGAATGATACTCACCTGCAATGGTCTTGGTATCAATCATTCTCCATTTTG A
- the LOC103704704 gene encoding chaperone protein DnaJ-like isoform X3 — translation MIGTLCWVIHVSSRRIAELSNQGPHLVKPSTQDHYKVLEVDYDATDETIRLNYRRLALKWHPDKHKGNSSVTAKFQEINEAYKVLSDPAKRLEYDISGTYEINRYTLREYLTRFKGMILTCNGLGINHSPF, via the exons ATGATCGGAACACTATGTTGGGTGATCCACGTTTCATCTAGAAGGATAGCTGAACTAAGTAATCAAGGTCCTCACCTTGTTAAACCTTCAACACAA GACCACTACAAAGTTCTGGAGGTTGACTATGATGCAACAGATGAGACCATAAGATTGAATTATCGAAGACTTGCACTT AAGTGGCACCCTGACAAGCACAAAGGCAATAGTTCTGTTACGGCAAAGTTTCAGGAAATAAACGAGGCTTACAAGG TATTAAGTGATCCAGCTAAGCGACTTGAGTATGATATATCTGGCACCTATGAGATCAATAGATACACTTTAAGA GAATATCTTACCAGGTTCAAAGGAATGATACTCACCTGCAATGGTCTTGGTATCAATCATTCTCCATTTTG A
- the LOC103704705 gene encoding glycine-rich cell wall structural protein 1.8-like, translating to MGTSTGRVVSTVALLVLLGATICSATRALLNLEAGNYGAGHGIGGGAGYGAGGGVAVAGGYAGGGGGGSGAGYGAAGEHGVGYGSGGGSGGGAGYGVGEYGGSGGGSGGGGGYGAAGGDHGLGYGSGGGSGSGGGYGSGGEHGGGYGGGGGGGSGGGGGSGAGGAQGGGYGAGGGSGGGAGYGAGGEHGGGYGGGGGSGGGGGYGGGAGAGHGGGYWSGGGAGGGEGYGDGGEHGGGYGGGGGSGGGGGAGYGGAGGHGGGAGGGSGAGGGYAGVHGGYLP from the coding sequence ATGGGTACTAGCACTGGAAGAGTTGTAAGTACGGTCGCACTGTTAGTGCTGCTGGGTGCGACAATATGCTCAGCCACTAGAGCCTTGTTGAATCTAGAGGCAGGAAATTATGGTGCTGGCCACGGCATTGGTGGCGGTGCCGGCTATGGAGCCGGAGGTGGAGTTGCAGTCGCTGGAGGTTATGCTGGTGGAGGGGGTGGCGGAAGCGGGGCCGGCTATGGTGCAGCTGGAGAGCATGGAGTTGGTTATGGGAGTGGTGGTGGAAGTGGCGGCGGAGCTGGGTATGGAGTAGGGGAGTATGGTGGCTCTGGTGGTGGTAGTGGAGGAGGCGGTGGTTATGGTGCCGCTGGAGGAGATCACGGATTAGGCTACGGAAGCGGAGGTGGTAGCGGCAGTGGAGGTGGGTACGGTTCCGGTGGAGAGCATGGTGGTGGATATGGaggtggcggcggcggtggtagtggtggtggtggtggctcTGGTGCTGGAGGAGCACAGGGTGGAGGCTATGGTGCAGGCGGGGGTTCCGGTGGTGGTGCAGGGTATGGAGCTGGGGGAGAGCATGGTGGGGGATATGGCGGCGGTGGTGGAAGTGGTGGTGGGGGTGGCTATGGCGGTGGAGCTGGGGCAGGGCATGGAGGTGGTTATTGGAGTGGTGGtggagccggaggtggtgagggCTATGGCGATGGAGGAGAGCATGGCGGCGGGTACGGTGGCGGAGGAGGGAGTGGCGGTGGTGGAGGTGCCGGTTATGGAGGAGCTGGAGGGCATGGAGGTGGTGCTGGCGGTGGGAGTGGCGCCGGAGGTGGGTATGCCGGAGTGCATGGTGGCTACCTCCCTTGA
- the LOC103704706 gene encoding probable ADP-ribosylation factor GTPase-activating protein AGD8: MASESFTDKNAVFKKLKSKSENKMCFDCNARNPTWASVTYGIFLCIDCSAVHRSLGVHISFVRSTNLDSWTPEQLKMMAFGGNNRAQVFFKQHGWTDGGKIEAKYTSRAAELYRQILSKEVAKSITEDSGLPSSPIAASQSPDAANGLPELKLVDASKENLNEKHESKITRSPKAPTHSTVISAVKKPIGAKRTGSKAGGLGVRRLTTKPSDSLYDQKPEEPAPAVASLANSNTTHGPSFPSRFEYVETIPSDETSSGGAQVISHVAPPKSSNFFAEFGMDSGFQKKSSSNSSKAQIQESDEARQKFSNAKSISSAQFFGDQNKDADMEAQISLQKFSGSTSISSADIFGHEMDDSRLDLTAADLINRISFQASEDISSLKTIAGETGKRLTSLASSLINDLQDRIL; encoded by the exons ATGGCTTCCGAAAGCTTCACCGACAAGAACGCTGTTTTCAAAAAGCTCAAATCTAAGTCGGAGAACAAG ATGTGCTTTGATTGTAACGCCAGGAACCCTACGTGGGCGTCGGTGACGTACGGGATCTTCCTCTGCATTGACTGCTCGGCCGTCCACCGGAGCCTCGGCGTGCACATTAGTTTCGTGAG GTCCACAAATTTAGACTCATGGACTCCGGAGCAGCTGAAGATGATGGCTTTTGGGGGCAACAACCGTGCACAGGTTTTCTTTAAGCAGCACGGATGGACAGATGGTGGCAAAATTGAGGCAAAATATACATCAAGAGCTGCTGAGTTGTACAGGCAGATACTTTCCAAAGAGGTTGCTAAAAGCATTACCGAAGATAGTGGCTTGCCTTCCTCCCCGATTGCAGCATCCCAGTCGCCAGATGCAGCTAATGGTCTTCCTGAACTTAAACTTGTGGATGCGTCAAAGGAAAATTTAAATGAGAAACATGAGTCTAAGATTACTCGGTCACCTAAGGCTCCTACTCATTCTACAGTTATAAGTGCTGTTAAAAAGCCCATTGGTGCGAAGAGGACAGGAAGCAAGGCTGGGGGGCTTGGCGTCCGAAGACTTACAACAAAG CCAAGCGACAGTCTTTATGACCAGAAGCCTGAAGAACCGGCACCTGCTGTAGCATCCTTGGCAAATTCCAACACAACACATGGCCCATCTTTTCCTTCTCGATTTGAGTATGTGGAAACCATACCATCTGATGAGACCAGTTCGGGAGGTGCTCAAGTGATCAGTCATGTTGCACCACCAAAATCTTCAAATTTCTTTGCAGAGTTTGGAATGGATAGTGGATTTCAGAAAAAATCAAGCTCCAATTCGTCAAAAGCACAG ATCCAGGAAAGTGATGAAGCAAGGCAGAAATTCTCAAACGCAAAGTCAATTTCATCAGCCCAATTCTTTGGTGATCAGAACAAAGATGCTGATATGGAGGCTCAAATCTCCCTGCAAAAGTTCTCA GGGTCAACTTCCATTTCTAGTGCCGATATTTTTGGTCATGAAATGGATGATTCTCGACTTGACCTTACTGCAGCGGACCTTATCAACCGAATCTCCTTCCAG GCTTCAGAGGATATATCCTCCCTCAAGACCATAGCTGGGGAGACTGGGAAAAGGTTGACATCTTTAGCTTCCAGTCTTATCAATGATCTTCAGGATAGAATCCTTTGA